GAATATCCACACTGCGAGTCCGGCAGCGACGGACAACGAAGCTCGCCGACCCCAAGGAGGGCGAGCCGCCCCACCGTCACGCCGATCGAGATCGCCGCGAGCCGTCGTATCAGCCGCATCCGTACGACGCTTGGATGCTGCCACTACGAAGAAAAGCGTGCCCAGGCCGAGCGCAATACCAGCAGCCACAATCATTAGCCAGTCGCCGACAGAGGTCATCGATAGGTCGATCATCGGGTTCTCACCTGGCCCAACCAAGAAGTTGCGCGTCCAAGCCAGCGTCCACGAGCTCTTCGAGTAGATCCGCGGACGGCGGATACGCGGGCAACGCGCGCCGATCCGGCGCGGGTGCAAATAATTCGTTGGACTGCACGCGACGGCCGGTCTCATCGAGCCCGGAAACCTCCCGGATCGACGACACCACCCGATGGCTCGACCGCCCTTTTAATCGATCTCTGGCGAATTCAAGATGCACCACCAGCGGCGCCGCGATCGATGTCAACATCGCAATGGTGCGGTCCTCGCGGTTATGCCCGTACGCGATCAGCCGGACGAGCGCATCCTGACTCGCTCTGGCGTGGATCGTGCCGATCGATCCGTCCCAGCCCTGCGACATCGCGAGCAACATCGCAACGACCTCCAGCCCACGCACTTCGCCAACGATGAGCCGATCGATGCGCATCCTCAGCCCCCACTGCGTAAGGGCAGGAATATCCACTTCTCCGACGCCCTCGACTGTGGAGTCGCGCGCCTGGAAGGCAACCGAATTTCGGTGCAGACGAGCGACATCCAGATTGAGTTCGTAGACATCCTCGACAGTTCCTAAACGTTCACCCGACGGGACGACCGACACCAATGCCCGCAGCATCGTCGTTTTCCCCACGCCCTGACCGCCGGAGATGAGGATGTTCCGTTTCGCTCGTACTGCGGCCGAGAGAAAGGAGTGCAAGCGGCTGTCAATTGTGTCCCAAGCCAAGAGCTCGTCCAGAGTGCAGTCCAATGCACGAAAACATCGGATCGCGACCGATGGTCGACGCGCGACCCACGCGACAGCCTGCAGCCGTTCGCCGCCCGGCAGCTGCAACCGGAGCTGAGGTGCCGATGGATCCCATCGGCGCTCCTCACCGCCACCACGGCCGGCCCGCGCCGCGGCCTCCTGAATCAGGGTGATCAGGTCTTCGTCGCTGTCGGCAACTGGTGGCGCCTCAGCCGTCGTGCCGTCGGTGAACCGCAGCCATACGTTGTCGAAGCCATTCGCGTAGATGTCCTCGACTCTCGGATTCGCCATGTGCTGCTCGAAGCCACCCAAGCCGCAAAGCCGGTCACGTACGGCTGCACAAGCCGCGTGCTCCTCGGACTGAGTCATCGTTGGCCGGCCGGTGTTGATGGCTCGGCGCGCCTCAACGTCACAGGCGTCACGCAGGAGGTCGGACACCAGCTCACGTCGCGCTGCATCGCTCAGTGGCGCTCCTACATCAGCTCGTTCGCTGATCCGCTCCGACACCCACGTACGGATCCGGGCTATTGCATCGGCTGGAGCCGAGACTGCCTTGGCGTTCTTCGCCGTGGCTGCAGCGACAGGTCCGGCAGGTGCGACACCACCGTTGATACCGTTCCTGCTTGTTGGCAGCCGATGGGCATACGCCTGCAGGTGCGGAGGCACCGCCGCCGGGCCAGTCATCGTGTCCGCCACATCAACGGCGTACTTGCAACCGGCGGCGAAACCGGTGCCACGCAAGAGGGTAGCTCTCGCAGACCGTCGACAGAGGTGCCGGCAAGCTTTTTGGACAGCTGCTGAAAGACACGGCCAAGGGCCGTACGTGCGACGGTCTGCGGACCATTTCGGTGCAGCAGGCCAACAGAACGTACGTCGTGAGGGATCATCGTTATCCCGGGACAATGGAACGCGCTATTGATCTCATCGGCGTCGTACGGCCCATCCTCGACAACCAGAAGACGCAGACACTCGCCCGCCGCCTGCTTGACCACGCCGTAGGCCGCGGCCACGTGTGCCAGTGCGTCGGGACGTCCGGAAGACACCAGCAACGCGAAATCTGCCATGGACAGCAACGACCAGGTCGTCGCGCTGGTTGAAGGACCTGGCGGCCCAAGTCGACCAATGTCCACAATGACCGTCGTATTCAGCTGCCGGAAGGGCACGCGTGCGAGGACCGCCGCGATCGACGCAGCGGCTTCCGCAGATCCGACCGGTGCCGCTAGGACGTCAATCGAGCGGTCGGCGACCCGTACAGATTGCAGATGAGGAGCGACAGTTCCATTAGCAGGAAAATGCCGCTGCTGTGCCGCCAGCGATGCTGCACCGCGTTCTGGATTCAGGTCCAGCCGGACGATGAGGTCGCCGCCACTGGCATCTGCCTCAACTACCAGCACTGGCTGCGGCCACGTCGCTGCCAGAGCAAGGGCACTCGTAGTCACCCCTGGAGCTCCGGAAACGGACCCGATCACGATCATCGGCATGGGTCAGCCTCCATTGCCCGAGACGGCGACGAGCCGTACGCCCGGAGCGGATGCGATCAGAGCAGCACCGCCCTCAGAGGTCTGCAGGGTCACGACAGCTCGGCCAACGCGATCTCCGTTCGCTCCGCCATTAGTAGTCGGTGCGTCGGTTAGGGACACGGCGATCACCGTCGCCTCGACGCGCTCCCACGCCTCGGGGACTAACGCCGTACCTGCCGACGAAGTGCTGCTGGATGGTTGCGAGTCTGCACCGCCGACGGTCTGCTGGTCAGGTGGCTCAAGAAGAACGGCGACATGATCTCCCGGCTGGATGCGTGGAGGAAATTCGCCAACATCCACCGCCACTCCGACGACGCCCTGAGCCGCCGCAGGCCAAGCTGGCGCGCCGAGCTGCCGCGTTGTCAACGGTGCACCAGCCTGGATCGCCGTCGCGAGCCGCGCGCCGACCACGGCAGACCGCCGAGCAGCAGGGACGAGCGGGACGTTGAGATCGGCGCCAACCTGGATTATCCGCACGTCGGAAGGTGTCAGTACATGCCCGGCAGGTAGATCGCGTGCGGCTGCCCAGACCGCACGGCGCTCATTGTTCGCCGACACCACAGCCAGTACGCCGACGATTCCCAACACGACCGCGAGCAGCCCAGCGAGCAGCCACGGTAGTCGCCGGCGCCACGCTACAGCCAGACCGAGCCGGCTCGTTTTGCCGTTCATCGTCGGAATCGACGATGACGGCACGAACGTTTCGCGCTCTCGCACCACCATCTCTATCCCCGTCCTGCTTTGTTCGAAGGTTGGTTAGTCGTTCAGCGCCGGCGCCTCGACGACGCTCAGCCGAGCTGACGCCCTCGTCGCGAGCGCCGGTCCTGCGCCAGACAGCGAGCCGTCCGCACTGCGCCACGAGACCTTCCACGACACGGTCGCGGACGCCAGGACACCCCTGCCCGGTCTCAAATACGTATGGCCACATGTCGGCGACGCCCGCCGCGGATCCGTTCCGCTACGCCACGGCGTACCAGGGCCCCGGCACGTCACGGTCCTTCCGTCGCCCATCGCCCAGCGGGCGAACTCAGGCACGGCTGTGGCCGTCACGGAAAACCCGGGCACACTTGCTGTCGCTGTTTGCGGTGTCCACGAGTCGTTCGACATCCACATCCACGTTGGTACGCGGACCAACTGCCGAGATGTCGTCGGCGGATTCATCAGGAGGACTGGTTTCGGTAGCTGAAGGTCGGCGGCAGCTTGCGCACCCAATTGCGCCGCGACGACCTCGACCGGTACTGGCGCTCCCCCGGGGCCGCCTTGCCCTGGGAGGTTCGTCATGCACTCTGGCGCTGCACCAGCTTGGCTGGGGACACACACGACGCCAGCGTTTTCACCTGCCTGGGAGGCACCTTTGTTGTGGCCTCCGCCGCGAGGTGCGCCTTTATTGCCACCGCGAGTTCCAGCGGTCACGTGGCAGTTCGGCGCCTGGCTTTGCTCGCAACCGAGTCCTCCAAAACCGCCGGCGTACGCACCTGTGCCGTACGCGAGGCTGACTCCAACGGCTACCGCGACGACGAACGAGATCCGTCTGATCAACATGACCCGGCCCTGTCATCCAGGGCGAAGGAGGTCACCCGCCATCCGCCGATCTGTTGAACGATGGCGGTCACGCGATGCCGACCGCCGGGCGTGTCGGCCGGTGCACCGTTATCTTTCCGGTAGCGCAGCCAACGAGAATCGTCAGCACAGTCGACGATATTGACGACCGTCGGCGCGTTCGGCGGCGCGACCGAGCTGACTTTGGGCTGGATTCCAATGTCTCCCTTGGTCACTAAACCGGAGGCGCGATCCATCGTGAGCTTCTTCGTGATGGTGGCCAGAGCGTTGGACGATGCGTACTTCGCCAGATCCGGATCCGCGGAATTCGAGGTCAACCCAGCCTTCTTGACCGCAGTCCACATCCCTTGGTACGCGGTGAGCGCTTGGCGACGCGCGGCCTGATCGGCGTTTTCTGTTGTCGCGCCCGTACTCTGCGACGGCGTAGCCGCCTGTTGCGGCGAAGCGCACCCCGCGAGCGCTCCGACGACGGCGGCCGCTACAACCGCATTGACGACAGTCGTTGTCCCCATGTCCACTCCCCCTACCCAGCTAACCTGACCTACTTCCCTACACTGCGTACGATCATCGGGACAAGGAGTCAAGCCTCTGGAGGCGGACCTCCACACGCATCCGGATCAAAAACCTGCCGAAAATGCACTCGCGAATGCAATTGCAGGTGCACGTGCAAGATTGCCATCCGCTGCGTGAGCTGGGAAAACAGTAGATTTAAGAAAGAGTCGACCCCGACATAAGAACACGTAGAGTAATCTGACATCACTCTAAGAAATTTCAGGATTTTTATTTCCACATTACCGTCGACTAGTGGGCTGAATCGGATCGGAAACTTCTATTCAGATGAGGGGTCACGCGAACAGCGATCCGGATGTATCGTCTTGATCATCTACGGCTGAATCTGCGGGGGCAGATTGATGAAGATCGACGGCGTACCTCAGGTCGGTGCCATTCTGCAACGGAAGTGGGCCGGCGAAATTCTCGATGTCTTGTACGACAGTCCGCCGCGCGGACGAATGGAACTGACGACCGAGCTGCGGTCGCGATTCGGCAGACAATTCTGCGACAGAGTATGCACAGACACCCTCCGCGTGCTGCGACAACGGGGCCTCGTCGGACATCGATTGCAGAACCGCCCGAGGAGTGCGTACTACTGGCTCACACCGCTCGGCGAGGACTTCTACCGCGGCCCCATGGCCGACGCCGTCGGCTGGCTGGCAACTCATCCCGAGTTCAAATAACGATCCTTACCGGAGGCAGGCATGGAATCGGCGACCCCAAGCACGCCCAAGAAGAAGACGACGCGACGGGCGACTGGAGCCAAAAACGAGTACGCCCGGCGCGCAGCGAAAGAGATCCGGGCGCAACTGAAACTGATCGCGGATGCCGGCAATGCGCTTGCGGCGGTCGAAGCCGCCGAGGCGCGATTTGAGAAGGCCAAGGCCATCTACACAAAGAAGTACGAGGCCGCAGCTCACGGGGTCTCGGAGACTGTCCTGGACCAGTCGGGGCTCCCTGATCCGGCAATCGTCGGCCTGAGTCATGAACGGGCACTGAGCACGTCGCAGGGAAAGCCCGCCGACATCGTTTCAACCGGCACGGTCGTGAACAGAGTCGCATAACCGTGGGCGACACTAGTGTTGGCTTAGGCCACCGCGTGGCGGTTCGATAGCGATCGCATCGTGGAGCAAGGTGACGAGTTCGGCA
The nucleotide sequence above comes from Fodinicola acaciae. Encoded proteins:
- a CDS encoding CpaF family protein encodes the protein MSDLLRDACDVEARRAINTGRPTMTQSEEHAACAAVRDRLCGLGGFEQHMANPRVEDIYANGFDNVWLRFTDGTTAEAPPVADSDEDLITLIQEAAARAGRGGGEERRWDPSAPQLRLQLPGGERLQAVAWVARRPSVAIRCFRALDCTLDELLAWDTIDSRLHSFLSAAVRAKRNILISGGQGVGKTTMLRALVSVVPSGERLGTVEDVYELNLDVARLHRNSVAFQARDSTVEGVGEVDIPALTQWGLRMRIDRLIVGEVRGLEVVAMLLAMSQGWDGSIGTIHARASQDALVRLIAYGHNREDRTIAMLTSIAAPLVVHLEFARDRLKGRSSHRVVSSIREVSGLDETGRRVQSNELFAPAPDRRALPAYPPSADLLEELVDAGLDAQLLGWAR
- a CDS encoding SAF domain-containing protein; this encodes MVVRERETFVPSSSIPTMNGKTSRLGLAVAWRRRLPWLLAGLLAVVLGIVGVLAVVSANNERRAVWAAARDLPAGHVLTPSDVRIIQVGADLNVPLVPAARRSAVVGARLATAIQAGAPLTTRQLGAPAWPAAAQGVVGVAVDVGEFPPRIQPGDHVAVLLEPPDQQTVGGADSQPSSSTSSAGTALVPEAWERVEATVIAVSLTDAPTTNGGANGDRVGRAVVTLQTSEGGAALIASAPGVRLVAVSGNGG